ctcaagcaatgctctcacctagcctcctagagtgctaggagtacagggaTAAGCCACTATTCCTGGCCAGAATATTTGTTAtgcattgttttcttcctttttttgttttgttgtctgtGTTCTCATTTAGCTGGTTGGCcatctttaaaatagatttattaaattcttttaaaactaatttttagatCTTCACTGCATAGAGTCTCTTGAAAATTCATTTTTGCCTTTCTGTTGGGCCATGTTTCTTTGATGTCTTGtgatttttgttaatatttctgcCATTTAAAAAACAGCTACCTATCCCATCCTTCACGTAATATCTTTGGACAAGGAATAACTGACACAGTTTAACCATATTAGACATTCCAGGGGTTTCTCCAACATGTTAGAAGTACGTGTTATTTCTGtactattgtttgtttttctgttaaaaatgttCCCTTTGTTTCTTGTtgaactcatttaatctcttGCCTCCCTTGGCGAATGTCATTAGTGCTACAGTCTCTCTGTTACTGTAACAAACATTCATCTTTGTTCTCAGTGGACCCAACCTGTCATTTAAACTATATTTCCATTCCCTTCAGCACTGCATATTAAAGCACGCAATAACAACTCTTTAGGTAGTCCTAGAAAAACTATAGCCTTGGGACACAAGTTCCactcttttctctgtttcctgaGGGAGAAACAAGGAGTGGaaagttattttttctcattcctcTGAGCAGTGGTGCACAAAtgtaataaattttcttctatttaatttgACCCTTCTTGGCTTTGCATTCACTGGGGATATTGAATACTCAATTGATATTCTGttaacacatttttgttaatATCATATAGAGAAACAAGTGTCTCAGGTTTTTAATTCAGCTATCATAGTGATGTTCACAGCTTtgtataattatacatatttttgttgtaAAGAATTTTAACCcaaatatagtaattaaaatttaaaaaaattttgatatctttcaggtttattttcttattacatgCAAGTCCTGTGGACAAAACAGTGCCTAGAAACTCCAATCGAAAAAGTGATATTGGGGGTATTTGGAAATTGTAACCTTGAAAATTTACACTTGAAGGAAGACTGGGAAAGTGAGGGTGAGTGTGAAGAACAAAACGGTTCTTATAACGGGCATAACAAATGTAAGACAGCTactgataataaaaacattactgGTAAAAGAGGTCaaaatcttaaaacattttggaaaaaatcttCCTTCATGCCAGTTACTTCTACTAAACCACCTGTTTTCATAAGTAAGTATCATCAGTTTTTGGAACATACCTTTTCtctgaaaagaaatttggaaaatataaatactgACCTAGTCCATGTTCCAAATAATGATTTTTACCAATTAAAATATCGAATTGGATTCAATGTACAGTCAAATATCTCTGAAAATCTGAGATTTGAAAATGAAGGGAAGATTTGTAAATATGATCAAATTCATGTGTACTttgttaaaagtttattattCTTCCACCAAAGAATAATACCTTCCTATGCCAAAATCTACAATTTCATTCACTACAAGAAGGtctttacccatttattattgtttaatcAATATCAGGGTATAGATCTTTGGAGAAGACATCACACCTATAATAAAACTTTGATGTCTTTTAGCCAGGGCTCTATCCTAAAGGATTTCCAGGATATTTATATTGGAGACAGAAATTATCAATGCCAGAAATCTGGAAAATCCTTTAACCAAGGCTTTACCCCTAGAAAACATCAGAATACTCATATTTCAGGGGAAcattacaaatgtaaaaaatgtaagaaagtgTTTCATCAACAGTCAAATCTTATATTCCATTGTAGTATCTGTTATCAAAAGAGGTCTTCCAAATCTAAATGTCTAGAGGCTTTTACCCACTTACCGAATCATACTCACCAACAAGGAATCTATTCTGGAATAAATTTGTGTGAGAAAGTCTATAGTCAATCATCAATTGTAAAAAAATGTAAGATAACACATACTGAAAAGAAACTCTACAAATTTAAAGAATACAGCAAAGTGTGCAACCATATTTTACACCTAATGCAACATCAGAGTATTCATACAGAAGAGAAACTGTACAAATGTTATGAATGTGACAAAGCCTTTAATAATAGCTCGCACCTTGCTGAgcaccagagaattcatactggagaaaaatttcacaaatgtaAATCATGCagtaaatgttttacatattcaaGTCTTATTACACAtgaaagaattcatactggacagaaactctacaaatgtaatgaatgtggcaaagcctttaaacGTAGCTCACACCTAActgaacatcagagaattcatactggaagCAAACCCTACActtgtaaagaatgtggcaaagcctttagtTATACATCAAATCTTACtgaacatcagagaatccacactggagagaaaccctacaaatgtaaagaatgtggaaaagcctttaaaCGTAGCTCAAACCTaactcaacatcagagaattcatactggaagCAAACCCTACGattgtaaagaatgtggcaaagcttttaattATAGGTCAAATCTTACtgaacatcagagaatccacactggagagaaaccctacaaatgtaaagaatgtgacAAAGCCTTTAAGCGTAGCTCACACCTAActgaacatcagagaattcatactggaagCAAACCCTACACTTGTAAAGAATGCAGCCAAGCCTTTAATTATAGGTCAAGTCTTACtgaacatcagagaatccacactggagagaaaccctacaaatgtaaagaatgtggcaaagcctttaaacGTAACTCACACCTAActgaacatcagagaattcatactggaagCATACCCTATAATTATAAAGAATGCGGCAAAGCTTTTAATTATAGGTCAAGTCTTACtgaacatcagagaatccacactggagagaaaccctacaagtgtaaagaatgtggcaaagcctttaaacGTAGCTCACATCTAACTGAACATCAGAAAGGCCATAGTGgagaaaaatttcacaaatgtTATGCATGCAGTAAATCTTTTACTTATTCTTCAAGTCTTATTAGGCATGAAAGAATTCATTCTACAGGGAAGCCctataaatgtaaagaatgtggcaaagcctttagtTATACATCAAATCTTACtgaacatcagagaatccacactggagagaaaccctacaaatgtaaagaatgtggcaaagcttttaaacGTAACTCACACCTaactcaacatcagagaattcacactggaagCAAACCCTACAattgtaaagaatgtggcaaagcctttaattATAAGTCAAGTCTTACtgaacatcagagaatccacactggagagaaaccctacaaatgtaaagaatgtggcaaagcctttaagcGTAGCTCACACCTAActgaacatcagagaattcatactagAAGCAAACCCTACACTTGTAAAGAATGCGGCCAAGCCTTTAATTATAGGTCGGGTCTTACTGGACATCAGAGGATCCAccctggagagaaaccctacaagtgtaaagaatgtggcaaagcctttaaacGTAGCTCACATCTAACTGAACATCAGAAAGGCCATAGTGgagaaaaatttcacaaatgtTATGCATGCAGTAAATCTTTTACTTATTCTTCAAGTCTTATTAGGCATGAAAGAATTCATTCTACAGGGAAGCCctataaatgtaaagaatgtggcaaagcctttaattATACATCAAATCTTACtgaacatcagagaatccacactggacagaaaccctacaaatgcaaagaatgtggaaaagcctttaaaTGTAGTTCACACCTAACTCaccatcagagaattcatactggaagCAAACCCTACAattgtaaagaatgtggcaaagcctttaattATAGGTCAAGTCTTACTGAACAccagagaatccacactggagagaaaccctacaaatgtaaagaatgtggcaaagcctttaagcGTAGCTCACACCTAActgaacatcagagaattcatacaggaAGCAAACCCTATGATTGTAAAGAATGTGACAAAGCCTTTGTTTATAAGTCAAGCCTTACtgaacatcagagaatccacactggacagaaaccctacaaatgtaaagaatgtggcaaagcctttaaacGTAGCTCACACCTaactcaacatcagagaattcatactggaagCAAACCCTACGattgtaaagaatgtggcaaagcctttaattATAGGTCAAGTCTTACtgaacatcagagaatccacactggagagaaaccctacaaatgtaaagaatgtggcaaagcctttaagcGTAGCTCACACCTaactcaacatcagagaattcatactggaagCAAACCCTACACTTGTAAAGAATGCAGCCAAGCCTTTAATTATAGGTCGGGTCTTACTGgacatcagagaatccacactggagTGAAATCCTACAATTGTAAAGAATGCGGCAAAACCTTTAATTATAGGTCAAGTCTTACtgaacatcagagaatccacactgtacagaaaccctacaaatgtaaagaatgtggcaaagcctttaaacGTAGCTCAAACCTAACTcagcatcagagaattcatactgcaAGCAAACCCTACAattgtaaagaatgtggcaaagcctttaattATAAGTCAAGTCTTACtgaacatcagagaatccacactggagagaaaccctacaaatgtaaagaattaaGCCATTAAACTTTGCTCACATCTAACAACATGAGAGAGGTCATACCGGAGAAAAATTTCACAAGTGTAATTCATGCAGTAAATCTTTTGctcagtctttaattttagtaGGCTTCAAAGAATTGATATCAGACGGAAACCCTACAAAtgaaaagaatgtggcaaagaCTTTAACCATAGTTCACATCTTACTGAGCGTCAGAAAATCCATATTGGAGGGAAAACCAATAATTacaaagaatgtggcaaagctgtTAAGTGAAGTTCACATCTTACTGAGTACCAAAGAATTCATACTAGAGAAAACTTTCACAAATGTAAATCATGCAGtaaatcttttactttttcttcaacTCTTATTAAGCATCAAAGAATTTATAGTGGACAGAAACACTACAGATATAATGAATGTGGCAAGGCCTTTAGCTATAGTTGACACCTTACTCAATACCAGAAAATCCatagtggagagaaaccctacaaatgtgaagaacgTGGGAAAGCTTTTAACCGTAGTTCACACGTAACTCAACATCAGAAGATTCATACTgcagaaaaatttcagaaatgtaaaGCATGCAGTAAATCTTTTACTCTTCCTTCAAGTCTTATTGAGCATCTAAGGATTCATACTGGAGGAAAAccatataaatgtaatgaatgtggcaaagcttttactCATTCTTATGGTCTTATTGTGCACCAGAGAATTCATACCGGAGTAAGCTCCTATATATGTAAAGAATGTGGCCTGTCCTTTAACCAGTCTTCAACTATTAGACAATGTGACAGAATTCATTCTGGAGAGTAAAACCTACAGATGTAAAGGATGTGACAAAGCCTTTTATCATCATATAAATCTTACTTGACATCAGAGCATTTATAGTGGGTTAACTCTACACATGTAATGAGTaaggaaagcattttatttaaaatgcacaatttaCAGGTTACAAGAAAGAttatagagaaagaaactttACAGATGCAGTAAATGAGGGAACTGTTTAAAACTCATCCAGAGTTATCAGAGATTCACAGAAGAACTAAAGCAAACACTTCTAAACTTTACACCAAACCAGAGTAATTATAGAGAATAATCCAAACCCAAAGCAATTACAAAATTGATTCATGTGTTTCGAAAGAGTAAGAACATTGTTATTTGAAGAGGTGTAATTACAGTCAACACTTTATTGTATTGACAGTATTTGAGGTGTTTGAAAGGGATGTGTTATTGATGTAATTCAGCCCTCAAATTAGTTGATGCTATGCCTTAATCTCTAGtgtttatatgaaaatatgtggtATGTTTCAACATCAGAATTATTAGAAACCATTCTGTATTAGATGGACATAAATTTTCTCCTTAAGTAGAAAAAACTAGCTAATTAAAATACTGAGATATCTTTATAGTAGACTAAAGTAGGATCCTTGAGTTCATATGTGTTCGGATATGTATATGTACCTTTTTTAtgggtgggaatataaatttataatttacacAGTTGTATTCTCTTAATTGTAACTCATCAAGGCTTACATGAATATTTGTGTGTGcctttttgtgtttgtgttatatatcaataaaaattgaaatattacataTTTGCACAAAAACTGTTAGTATCTCCAGATCATAgcattgttttgttgtttgttcaaAAGTGAAACATGATCACTCATGGCATTATCAGAAAATTCTATCTATTAATGCCCTAACCTTTAGGTGACCTCTTGGGCCTTTCTATTTTTGCCTTAATTTGTTAAGTCATGTGGttttaattgtgtgtgtgtgtatgtgtgtgtgcgtgctttaatttttccccagctaatttcttttctcacaatAATGCTTTCCAAGGTCAGGGCATTTTGCACAGAGAGCTGGGCATAGTATACATTCAGTACATGTGAAACTGGGTCAAAttggaacaaaatgaaaagcagatGTCAGTCTGGCAAGTGATAAAAAGTGAGTATTAATACAGGTAATAATAAGAGGCCACAACTCAGTATCAAACATTATACAttcatttgagaaacattttccaACTGGTTTATCAAAAGATGTTAGTTTAAAGCAGTGGTTTGGGGGCTTGGCTGTAACTGTTATCACCTGGATTAGTTTAAACAGTAGTAATGTCTGGGTCCCActccaggaattttttttttttttttattttaattattgctttttattttgtcattgtcTTATCAGTCTCCCTTATAGGTGTGCTTGTAACATTTTTTCAGTGTGAATAttcacacagttttttttttttttttgagagagggctTCACtttctcacccaggctagagtgtggtgatgtcatcatagctcactgcaaactcaaactcctcggctaatgcagtcctcctgcctcagcctcccaaatagctgggactacaggcctgtgccaccatgcttggctcagttttgtatattttgtagggacaggatcttgctcttagTCTAGCTCATCTCAAACTTCTGTCTCAGGCTtcagaagtgctaggattacaggtgtgagctgtaATTGCTCCTGgtgaattttgtattcttttatacatatatttcactttttattttttaaagttttttaggCTTTgcagtttgtttatatttaatatgtatatttactttaatagtttttatcatttattcctttgtattatatcagcatattactgggttacaaatgctttggtcacataaattgcctttgcactgccagaGTCAAaactacaagcatgcccattccccagacagcatGCATTGCATTACCCCATAAAGCTGAAAAGGTGTAAGCATACAAACCTGCGTAGCCAGGGGCTGTCACGCTGGAGTGCAGCTCTAATGGCTCTGATTCCCCCGACCTTAGGGAGCTGAAGGGCCTGAATCCCCCTTTTCTGCCAGAGGTGAGGGAACACTCCCTCATGCCAACATCTCTTCTCAGGCCCAGTGGTGGAAGAGAGCATGCCAAGACAGAGAGCAGGGTGCTTTAAGCAGTAAGTGTCCACATATAGACCACTGCTTCCTACCTGCTTTCCAGCCCCTTTAAGAGATCAGACAGTGAACAAAGGACATGAGGCTCCAGGAGGAGAGAACCTTATGTCTTCAAATCTGTCCACAACCTTGACTTCTAACAGTTTAGATGTGGAGGGAATAAATTAAAGGcaaatttcttattttgcaaTCTGGCTTTGGCCCTAATGGTCAGGCTGTGGTTGTCTGTTTCCTCCTGTGGTTGGAGTCCTGTGTGAGTTTAAGCACCAATCACATTCATATATGTCTACGTGCATTTCTGTGTAACTCAACACCATCCAACAGAAGATCCAAcattaaataagaagaaaataaaatcaagactTATAGGGTGTCTACTATTTGCCAAAATAGTAATCGACCTGTCATTGAACACTGGCACCCTATCTGCACTGGGTGTGTGAGTTAGTTAGCTATTACTTCATAGCAAACCAGTCTAAAACTTACTAGTTCATGACTGAGCTGGTCAGCCAtttaggctgggctcagctgggcggGCCATTCTTCTGTTCTCAGTTGGGCTCCTTCAGGCTTGTGTGGTCAGCTGCTGGTTGACTAGGCAGCTCTGCTTCTGGGGGTGAGCTGGGTGTCAACTGGGGCACCTTGGTTCTTCTCCCTGTGGTATCTCATCCTCCAGCAGGGTAACCTGGGCTTGTTCTGGAGATGGCAGGgttctaaaagaaaaagcagaagcagTCAAGACTGTTTGAGCCTAGGCCCAAGTTTAGCACACTGTCATATTCACAGCTTTCTACTGACCAGAGCGAATGAAGTCATCCACATCCAAGGTTTGGGAAACAGATTCTGCCTCCACATGGGAACAGCTGTAAAAGTGCATTGCAAAGGGGACAGACACAGGAAGAGATGAAGAACTGCTACCATTTTTCTGTGCATGTCATTATGCCTTTTCTTACAGATGAAGTTTGTATATGACTGTTCTAAGTGAAAGAACTTGTCCAAAGCCCCACAGCTACTAAGCGGCTGGGCTGGGACTTAGGATCAACTCTGCCTGACTTCAGAGCCCATGCACCTCTTTAGACCACACTACTCATACAGCTCACCTGGGCCTTTGAGATTCTGGACAGTGAATCTTGTGCGGTAGAAGCAAGATTCCTTTGAGATTCTCATTTATCTAGTACTCTTCACCATTGAGAACAGTCCCCTCCAGGAATGCTTCTGAAGCAACTTGGAAGGActtgaaataatttgttaaatagcTGAGGTTCAGTTTAGAAAATCAAGGCACaacagcattattttttatttctctaatagaAATTCGAAAGCATATATAGTGTACCCTACATGTTGGccaattttcatctcttttttggTATTCATTGGCTATTTACAATTC
Above is a genomic segment from Lemur catta isolate mLemCat1 chromosome 13, mLemCat1.pri, whole genome shotgun sequence containing:
- the LOC123649036 gene encoding zinc finger protein 850-like; translated protein: CNECGKAFKRSSHLTEHQRIHTGSKPYTCKECGKAFSYTSNLTEHQRIHTGEKPYKCKECGKAFKRSSNLTQHQRIHTGSKPYDCKECGKAFNYRSNLTEHQRIHTGEKPYKCKECDKAFKRSSHLTEHQRIHTGSKPYTCKECSQAFNYRSSLTEHQRIHTGEKPYKCKECGKAFKRNSHLTEHQRIHTGRKPYKCKECGKAFSYTSNLTEHQRIHTGEKPYKCKECGKAFKRNSHLTQHQRIHTGSKPYNCKECGKAFNYKSSLTEHQRIHTGEKPYKCKECGKAFKRSSHLTEHQRIHTRSKPYTCKECGQAFNYRSGLTGHQRIHPGEKPYKCKECGKAFKRSSHLTEHQRIHTGQKPYKCKECGKAFKCSSHLTHHQRIHTGSKPYNCKECGKAFNYRSSLTEHQRIHTGEKPYKCKECGKAFKRSSHLTEHQRIHTGSKPYDCKECDKAFVYKSSLTEHQRIHTGQKPYKCKECGKAFKRSSHLTQHQRIHTGSKPYDCKECGKAFNYRSSLTEHQRIHTGEKPYKCKECGKAFKRSSHLTQHQRIHTGSKPYTCKECSQAFNYRSGLTGHQRIHTGVKSYNCKECGKTFNYRSSLTEHQRIHTKIHSGEKPYKCEERGKAFNRSSHVTQHQKIHTAEKFQKCKACSKSFTLPSSLIEHLRIHTGGKPYKCNECGKAFTHSYGLIVHQRIHTGVSSYICKECGLSFNQSSTIRQCDRIHSGECWFASSVQTPDLFCEVAAEETSGSAEAEEEPESRLRAED